The Chrysemys picta bellii isolate R12L10 chromosome 24, ASM1138683v2, whole genome shotgun sequence genomic interval ttcctcgagtatattttttagaaaaacatccaatcttgattttaaaattcagtgatgaagaatctatCACACCCCTTGGTAAATTAGTTCAGAATCTCAGTACTCACTATTAAAAagttatgccttatttctagtctgaatttgtctagcttcaacttccaaccattggataaGGTGTGAGGTCAGCTGGTATAGTACCTATAAACATATGTAGTGTAAAGGAATGTGCAGGTATTTTGGGCCCCAAATGTAGCCTGTTTATCCAAATAAATTTTACAAAACCTTTTTGTTTTCATATATTAAGAAAATTCTgtgaaaacatgtttgtttttttaatgtaaagattTGTCTGCAGTGTTTGCAACCAGAACATTGAAGCATCCCCCTACTGTAGGAGAACCATAAACTGAAACTTACTGGAACGAATTCCATTGTCCAGCACTATATGGAATTAGTTATACCTGTAAAATTCTCAGTTTTAATAATTTATTAGCAAAACAGGTAAATAACTTATTGATTGAATCCCAATAATAAGACACTGAGTCTTTGAGCTGGCAaagagtgaatttcactctgCTGTGTGAAAATGTGCTGAGCTATGGTCAATGTCATTTAATTGTTATAGAATAATTTCCTGTTGTTGTCCTTAGTGTCAGTTTTATAAACTAATTGCCCTGTTCACTGTTCATAATCTCACCCTTGCCCCCCAAGCATGAACCCAGTTGCAGCATTGTACAGTGAAATAAATTACAAGTTTATATGTTTTATATTAATCTGTTATTTTATTGCATTTAAAATACAGAATGAAGACAATATAGACCTAAATCAAACATACAGTTCTTCACTTTCTACGTCGTCAGAATATTCAACTTCTGTTGACTCTTCTCTCTTATATGCACCATGGTCTACATATGGAGATGATATTAAACAATCTGCTGTTTCTCAGATTAGTGTAAAGAACAGGTATGTTATTTTAATAAGTCATCCTAGAAGAATGAGCATCTACTTCTTAAAGGGAATATTTTTTGTCTGATTTAGGGTAAAACTTTCGAAGGGAccttgtcacgctgtctggagtggctcactaCTGTGAGCGCCTATCTCAGGGCAGCCTGTCAGAAAACAagagcagacaccccaaactggtggtatagtCTATTATATTTCACCAAGTCAGTAAAAAATGTGAACTGGATCACTATActagtcttaccatggagtcaatgatagtccccttagactctccagccttTCTTGTCATCCAGACAAACTGAATTTAGTGGTGATAGTtacataaaccaaaaatcatACCACATCACGTTTCTCCCAGTCGCAAAGCACCAGTCACTTACACCCAGATCCATTGatactccagatcttacaccaaagacaacactgccAGCCAATtttatagtaaactaactattggtttattagctaagaaaaaagaatgaattaTTGAGAAGTTAAAGCAGAtaatatatcaggggtcggcaacctttcagaagtggggtgccgagtcttcatttattcactctaactaaggtttcgcgtgccagtaatactttgaatgtttttagaaggtctctttctataagtctataatatataactaaactattgttgtatgtaaagtaaataaggttttaaaatgtttaagcttcatttaaaattaaattaaaatgcagagccccccggaccagtggccaggacccaggcagtgtgagtgccactgaaaatcagctcgcgtgccgcctttggcacgcgtgccataggttgcctacccctgtaataTATAATAACACGTGAGTCAACGTTTGTAAATCCAAAATGATAGCatagatgtagtaatctgccagtttcccaaaaatcTTTTCAGGGCTACCCaaaataactctggggatctccatcttcatgttcagttattctgccctcttagaatccaaacagtccagaatTGAAGGATCTTCCTTTGAATCagtacttatagcttcttctccagACAACAATCTGATAAGTGTTTTTACTCACACAATGGCCACTTGCTTTGTAATTAGCATTTCCAGTTACAGTGcttcattagcatttcacaagatttctttgaGTAAtttagcaacaaagagtcctgtggcaccttatagactaacagatgtatcgtagcataagctttcgtgggtgaatatccactttgtcagacgcatgtaagggaaatttccagaggcaggtatacccacttcgtcagatgcatgtaatggggaaatttccattacaaatTTCCATTACTGCatctttgggcacctaaatatctgTGAAAATGTGGCCCTTAGGAACTTAGGCCCAGAACAAGGTGCCTCTTTAGGCACTAAGTCCACCATTCAGATGCCATCTAATCCTGTAGGCATTTAAATTTTTGCAAAGTGGCATTGTCAAAGCTGTCTAAGCCCTGACACCACCCCTCAGTTAATAAGCAACTCTGAGCCCTAGCTCAAGTCGAAGCCCTGAGGCAGGGTTATCAAACTAGGCAGGGGATTACCTGTCCACCAGTGGAGCCAGATTCTGTAGGCCTGCTCTGAACTAGAGGTCTGCTCAGGCCCAATTTGAGAACCCAGCCCAAGAGTGTCGAGTCATTTTTGGACCTGACCCAGACCCTAGTCAGTTCCGCTGCCTCCTGCCCATAGGTCAGCATTGGCTGTGTGCCCTGCTGCCTTGTTGCACGTGTGTGCTGCTGAGTGAGAGCTGTCTGTGTGCCCTGCCAGCTACTTCCACCTTGCCATACCTGCGTGTAGTGGAGTGAGAGGCACTGGGACTCCTCAGCTCAGCACAATTCACAGCAAATATACACACCTCAGTGAGATGGTGGCAACCAGCATGACTGGTGTACACAGCTGCCTCCACAACAACCCCACGGGCTTAAGGAAGAGAGCTGACCCAAGTCTAAGAGGGTCCAGTTGTTTTCCTACCCAACTTGTAATCAGGTCCCATCAGGTTGCAGGGCTCTACTTTGAATAGTTCTAAGTTCTGATACCTGTCAGACATTCTAGCAAGAGGGCCATTAGGGGGGTGAGCAGCACAGTACATAGGGCAAGTGTAAGAGGTATCAGGTGtgagcaggaggtggaggagggagagagagagagatgttgttTCAACTGCTAGCATAggtggtgggtataataggccagggcaGGATGCTGGTTGCaggttgggcgggggggggggggagtttttgcttattattatgctccatgcaggttccagggcaaCTGAGGAGGTGGTATCTGCTATTCAGtgtcctgggttcatcagtaatctccctggactctAGGGAGATTGTTGATAAACCCGGGAAGCTGAGTAACACACACACCTCCTCAGCtcccctggaacctgcatggcgCATATCAAATACTCAGGGTCTTCTTCCGGAAGAGAGAAGAAACGAGCTTTTCCCACGGGGCAGTTTGGGGTCTGGGGAGGCAcggtgcagctgggggtgggaggcaggaggcTCGGGGCTCCAGCTGGCCCAGTGCTCCTCTGGCTGAAGTGGGGTGTCTCGGGACTCCGGCTGCAgtagggttgggggggagggggcagagccgggggctagcctccccaaaggggggctcTACCCACGACTGCTAGGGCATGGGCTACCTAAGCAGCTGACCTTGCTTAGCTGCCTAAATCCAGAAGTCTGTTCACAGTTGAGGGTCTCAAGCCAGAGGTTGATGCCTCCATCCACTTATCAGCCATGCGCACCAGTTCAGTGCCTAAGCCCCTCTTCTCTCCCTGTCCCTCTCCTtggcatttcactcctggctatCTTAGGTGTCTCCCTGCttagcttgctggcttctgaggAGCCTTTCCTTTAGgtatctaaattaatacaatacaAAGCATGGGGTGCCTGAATACCTAGATCTGAGCTGAGAGACTGTATTGGCAAAAAGTACTTTTACACACGCAACTGTTtgtaattgtaaaaaaaaaaaaaaaaaaagaccgaTATCGATAGACCTcttagtttggttttttttaatgtaggacAGTTTGTTTTTGCACACTGAGCCCAATATTGTAAAGTGTTGAGTAACCTCAATTCCGTTGAAGTCATTGAGTTGAAGGTGTTCAGCAAGTTTCAGGAGCAGGCCCTATGTCAGTACACCCTATTTTTGCTCTACACAAGATAGATTAATTTGATTTACAAACCAATTTTAGAATAAAGGAACATAAAGACTGTAAAATGAGTAGTCTCTGGTGGCCATATTTGAGATTTTCATTGAGCCTTTTAAAGAGAGAATTCAAAGGAGGTAATTAtccaaatgtttatttttttttcaggattCAAACTGAGAGAAATGATTACGGCAGTGAAACAGACTTATATGGACTTGTATCTAACATCTTGGAAGAACAAGATAAATCACAGCCATATTTTGCTGAGGGGTTAGTATATTGCTGTACATGGACTACTaatcttctccctccccttgcaGAAGCgtttccctttctttttcagtttgcttGTTTCAGTAGCCATTTCTGCATTTACTGGTCCCGGAGGGAAGCTTGCAACTTCTGCAACCCATTTCAAACCCTACTAAAAGATGGGTGAGCTTACTAAAAGCGATACTCATTTTTGACCAGCTATTCAAATACTCCTTTTAGATTTTCACTTTCTTTGTAGCAAGTGCTGTAAATACCAATTCCTCTTCATGGCATTCTGGAAATGTCTTATGCAAATATTATAACCATGTCCCATTGAATCCTGCAGCCTTGTGCTAATTTCCTACACCAGAATTGATTTAAATTCAaggttagaatttttttttttttttcagttaaattaAATGCTCAAAACAAGCAagtataattttttattttgctttttcaatAAATTTCATTAATATTTGAAAAGATGGGGAAAAATCCTACATGCAAACTGTAGAGCATAAAATATTCCTTTTAGTACTACCTATGCAGAATTTGGTAATTACCTAGCTTTCCAATTAATGCTTCATAGATAGAATAAGgttagaagagaccattatgatcatctagtctgtctaAGGCCCCCATTTgagcgcctcacaatctttaaagtATTTATCCTTGGCGAACTGCTGTGAAAGACATATtattcccatgttacagatgggggaactgaggctcagTGAGACTCAATGACTTGCCAAAGGGCACACAGGACATCTGTGGTTGAGCAGGAAATTgaacacagatctccagagtcctagACTAGCATCTGaaccactgcaccatccttcctctctgatctgcataacagaggccaaagaattttacccagtgattcctgcatctagcTCAATGATGTTTGGTTAAACCTAAGCATATCTTAGAATGAGATTCAACCTTGATTGAAAGACCTCCAAGTGAAGAATTTACATAAAATACAATTAGAAATGGAGCTCTCTTTTCAGTGTCAATTTTGTGGTCTTTCTACATGGTTTAATGATTTTTAGGTGTAATTCTAATCTTTACAGTCTGCTTATTACTTTACTGATAAgtccttcattttttttctctgtgttaCTCCACATAAGCAGCCAAAGTTAGTGAGCTGGCACATTCATATTCCTTCATTTatgctcagtggtttgatttGCCTGCAGGAGACAGTGAGATAATGTAAAGCACAAGCACTCCTGAAGATGTAATCAAGATAGTACAGAGAAGCCTTATGATCTGAGTACCAAAAGGTGGATTTGGGGGTATGGTGGTGGTTTGGGAGTTATTTTGcaagttaaaataaatacaatggtCATGGAGTATCAGGATCTGTGAGTGCTATATTTCCATTTGAGCAGTGTCAGATGGCAAATCTTTCTCCAGTGTGATATATGTATATATTGCTGCATAGACACAACCTAGCCCTTTGATGGAATTGTGCACCAGTTGGAAGCAGCCCTTCAGTTTAAAGGGAATGTTGAGTAGATGATAAAAGAAAGATGATGGTCATGATAGTATATTGGGATATGGAATGTATAAAATACAGGGGAAATGGTGGGGGATCTAAGGGAAGAAGAGAGatgatctctctctttcctctgctCCCTGGGAGGAATACCAAGGACAGAACTGTAAATACATGCTTGTTTACCTCTTCTAGGACCTGCTCCTCAAATTTAAAGTCAGTATGGCCTGTGAACACAACTAGATTTGCAGACCACCATGACCTGTTGTCGGAATCAAAAAGGCCTGTAGTTGCAGCTGTCTCTCAACAGGTTTTTTATACTGGTGAATCCATATCTGCTGCTGAAAAACCATGCTTGCACAGTGGCAATCTAGCATCACAACAGAAAATAGATGAACTTTATCATGGGTTTACTAGTATGGACCTGGAAGAGCAATGGTTGTACCCTTCTAGGAATGATCATGCCAGCTGTTACAACATGCAGACCAATGAGAATGCTAAAACACCTCCCTTACAAAGCTATTCATATATCAAAAACTCTTTTATACCACAAACGGGTTTTTCAGAAGTAATAAAAGAATCAGGAGCAGATACTTATTCATATGGAAGAGATAAAGTGTGTGCCAAAGGGCCTGAAGTGCAGTTACACCAAAAGCGGGCAGAAATGTTTCTTCCACAACTTAACAGATACAGTGAAAATGCAGATTATTGTAGATACCCAGAATATTCTCATCCCAGTAAAGCAAAGCATAATAAAAGTACAAACTTCAGTGTCCAAGATAGTAAAACATTAACAAATGGAATACCTGAAGCACCAGCTGTGGATACAGATACCTACACTAAATTATTTCAAGTTAAACCagcaattcagaaaaaaattgaagATACAATTCCAGATCAGCAGAACTTTACATTTTCTAAAACTACAGGACTCTTGTCAGAAAAGCAGTTTGGAAATGAACCATCATTTACCACTGACTTTGGTTTAAAATCTGAGTATGGACTAAAATCTCATGCAGCTTGTCCAGGAAGTAGTGATTTTGCAAATGCCACCGAAAAACAACTCTTTTCCAAATCTGATTCCCAGAATTCTGAATATTTTAAATCACTTACCTTATTATCAAACTCAGCAACCACGTCAGCAGGCACTAGTGTAAGGCCAACTTGGATGAATATTCAAACTAAAAACAATACTTCTGTCCTGTACCAGAATCCAAGCACCTTGATGAAGTTGAGTAACCATCTGTCTGCTACTCCAAAAGGTTCCAATAATTCTAATGATTTTTCTCAATTGTCATCTTCAAATTTAACTTTAAATGGTAACTTGTTTCAGAAATTCTGCCAAGAAAATCCTTCAGCATTTTCTAGTTTTGATTTCAGTTATAATACTGCAGAACGAATTCAGCCTGCTAATCGTATGGAAAGACTAACTAAGACTGGAGAAGAGAGTCTCTTTGAATCAGTTACTGATAAAAAAATTAAGCAGTCAAATGGTTTTTGTGAGAACTATTCAGCTCAACAATATGGGATCACTGAAAATTTGAACAAACACAACTTCCAAGCTAAGCCACAAAGTGGACATTATGATCCTGAGGAAGGACAAAAACATCTAGATGGATTGCCACAGAACACATACCAGGATCTGTTGGAGTCTCATGGTCACTTTAATAGCCACAGACAGGGAAGTGGAGACAGCAATATTGTCAATAGTCGTGTAAATCGcacacaggcttcctgcttttcaAACAATTATATGATGGGAGATTTAAGACGCAATCATAACTTTCAGCAACTTGGTTCTAATGGGTTTCCCTTGCGATCCACTCATCCATTTGGCCATTCAGTTGTTCCCCCGATGGATTCCTATGATTTGTTTTCTTATGATGATTTAAGTAATTTATATCCTTATTTTAATGAAATGATGTATGGTGATGGTTCTTTCTCTGGTTTTGTACCAACATTTGGCTTTCAAAGACCAATTAAAACTCGTAGTGGGCCTGCCAGTGAACTTCATATTAGACTGGAAGAATGTTATGAACAATGGAGAGCattggaaaaggaaagaaaaaaggtaaTAACCAGAGTTATTTATACAAAAGAGTTCCATTATACTATGACATGACAATCTCTATGTTCTGTAGATAGCAAATTTAAATCTAGACGGTTCTTACTGTGTTAAGGTTTGAAAGTGATGAAGTCCTAAAATGGGGGTTTAGGGAGGAAATTCGCTTTTTCTGCAAAGTGGACTGAaaacaggaaatacaaagttaaatcTTGATATCTGTGATTATGTGCATTGCCTGCAGCTTCACAGTTAAACTTTAATTGAGTTTTGCACCTAAAGCAGCGGTTCAACTTCTCTTACAttatatttttcatatatatCTTCACCAAAACTGCAGCTTTTACTGTTTGAGTGTACAGTGAATTTCCAGAGAATTTACAAGTATTTCCATTAATTCGGTTAGGagttaattttaaaattgatCCTTTAAGAAATTTAACAACCGGTGTCAAACTTTTTTTAACCCCTAACGATCTTTATAATGGAATAGCAGACTCTTCAAACTTCTCTTACAGTTAAACTCACTGGAATCTTGGGCACAAGCTGTATTTGAGGACTTATTTAGAATTACAAGTAattttttgtcatttttcatAAATGAAATTTTGCCCTTTAGCAAAGGCTGAAGAATAACGTTCTTCTACAGAGAAGTCCGTAAAGATCTGCCTTCTTtctaagggtatgcctacacagcaTTTAGCTGTgcagacagcactttgaagttatggctcagtctggagctcaggctctgaagcccagcctcagcagggggctgggcttcaGAGCCAGAGTGCCAGCCTGAGCCATAACTtaaaagtgctgtctacacagctatatTTAGAGTGCTAATGCAAGCCCCTGTAGCCTGAACCTGtcgagctgggctgggagactcACTCTTGcatgctccaaaatgctgtgtcgACATACCCATAATGGCTGCCATTTCCAGTTGTTCTCAGTGGGATTGAAGCCACAGGCTGTCCCTAGAAAATATGAAACTTTCTCAGTTAAACTTGTTGCTCTTCACCATCTGACACCATAGGGAGCCTTCCATTAGGGAAGTTTAGCTAATGGGAAACAATGGGCCTCTGGCCCTGTTGAAAGAGCAGTTCTTCCTGAGTTTTTGTAAGGAAACTCCAGTCTCTACTGAAAGAGAAACTCTTACGAAAAATATTGATTAAAATTACCATTAAtcccaaatatttattttcaaaatctcaTTGTTGCACCAGTTTTGCtaaagggcaggagggaggaggaacttgtgtgtgtgtgtgtatgtatgtatgtatgtatgtatgtgagagggagagaaacagacaGAGGGAGCAGTGTGTCTGTGCAGAGGGGGAATGCTGAAAgtgcaggaggaagagggaaacTAAGTTTGTGTGTCTGCAGAGCAGTATAGTGAGGCTCAAGAGAGAGGGAGAATTTGGTGAAACAAAGCAATTGTAAACCTAGCTTATCTGGCCAGTATGCTCTGGCTGCATTGTGCTGCTCCAGAGCGGCATAAAATGGCCACAGTGTATTGGTGAATCTGGTCATAaaagttaaaaacaacaacaacttggTTTGAAAAATTTCATATTTTCAAATCATTAAAATATCACATGGTAATGTTCTCCCTGAGTGTTTTGTTTAATATTCATATATGAAATTTTGAagtaaaaaaataaggaaattccAGACAAAAATTGTTAAAATGGAATTAAGATTGAGAATACATACAATTAATTCTAGATAAAGTACATTGCAGGGATGTTGTTATCCAGAAACCAACCATTGTTAACCCAGGAAATTTGAGGCAaggtttaaactttaaaaaatccaAACAGGAAATGCAGTTACTCTGTCCTATCATGACACCATTAATTTAATCTGGGACCACAAACATTAAAATCCCTTAATCTTACAGGTATTTCATGGTACCTCTACAAAGAAGAGTTAAGAAAGTGCTCTAATTCTGCACTTTTGTACCTTAATTTTAGGTTTCTTATAAGTTTAACCATACTTCTTgaatttctttgtttaaaaacactTGATTTGGAGATAATTGCAACAtccctgtaatgtattttatctGAAATTACTGATATGTACTCTAACCTTAGCTCTAGCTTGAAGTAGTTATTTTTGTCTGGAAATTAATTTAATCAATATTAAAATATACATGAATCAGCCATATCCATTCTATCAAAAGCAAGTGCAGTTATGAAAATGGGTTCTTGATACTGTGATGCATACTGTTGGCAAAACTGGTGTCCAGTGCTCATAGTTTGAGGATACAAATTTTACAGCGagagctagatccacaaagggattttgACATCTAAGTCCAAAgtttagatcctcaaaacccaGCTCAGTTACTGCCTCACCAtgtaggtgcctacatttctgccCGTAAAGTTCCCCGGCATATTGAGACAGAGAATGACTCACTGTCTCTACAGCCCAGTGTTCAGGGCGGTCACCTGGGAGATCCagattccagtccctgctcctatgaatatttaagtattttatacaacGTGGAACAGTTTTAAAGGGAGAGATTGAGAGGGCCTACCTCAGAATAGCCTATAGTCTGGTGGTCAGGGCACTCTCACCTAggaggtgggagacctgggttcaagttcaGATTTTGGAATTAAGCAGAGTGGGGACTTGAAGCTGGGTTTCCAACATTCTGGAGGAGTGCCCTAACTATTAGACTATAAAATGGGGCATGACAACAGTCACCTTCTCCTCACTCTTTTTGGGAGAAAGGGCTGACCTATCTTAGGCGTCTAACTCAGGAGAGCATTAGGTACCACACtagagttaggtacctaactccctttgaggggGAAGCCAAggcccccacctctctccttggcatttcctgCTGGCTATCTTAGGCAGCTCGCCGATCAGCTTGCTGTCTTCTGTGAATCCCAAATTaaactaaattgggaggagtggtagatatgctgaagagtagggataggatacagggggacctagacaaattaggggattgggccaaaagaaatctgatgaggttcaacaaggaaaagtgcagactagggaccgagtggctaggcagcagttctgcagaaaaggacctagaggttaccatggatgagaagctggatacgagtcaacagtgtgcccttgttgccaagaaggctaacggcattttgggctgtataagtaggagcattgcagatcgagggacgtgatcattcccctctattcggcattggtgaggcctcatctggagtactgtgtccaggtttgggccccacactacaagaagggtgtggaaaaattggaaagagtccagcagagggcaacaaaatgattagagggttggagcacatgatttatgaggagaggctgagggaaccggaTTATtcaatctgcagaagagaagaatgaggggggatttgatagctgctttcaactacctgaacggcgattccgaagaggatggatctagtctGCTTTCAGTGGTAGTAGATGACAGAacgaggggagggatagctcagtggtttgagcattggcctgctaaacccagggtttgagttcaatccttgagggggccatttagggatgtggagcaaaaatctgtctggggattggtcctgctttgagcaggggattggactagatggtctcctgaggtcccttccaaccctgatattctatgagtcaaTCTTAGGGATTTAATTCCCTATGCATTGTTCAGGGAGCCCAGGTGTCTATCTCAGAGCTAGGCAACTAGGCACCTAAATGTTAGAGATTGCAATCCTGAGTCCTCTTTGTGGAACTAGCCCTAAATACTTAGTTTAAATACAGTCATTCTAGAAGCTCCTTTGAAGTGGATGGGCAGCTTAGTCTTTTTAAATGACAGAGGATTGCCAAATCCACTTTGGGAGCTAGTGATCTGGTGTTAAGTGTCTGCTCAATGACCAGACTGAATGCTAGCCCAAACTAGGAGTTTTCAAGCCACATGATTTCTACAACTATATGCATTTCAgcccctacttttttttttttaagaatttttaGGAGAAAAGCTTCCTGGGGGAAAGATACCACTCTTACAATCTGATAGTTTATTATTGTTCACTATAAGAATAATTAGACAACACACTTCATTAATATCACAAGAAAACTAAGTCATATTTTTTCTCAGACTGAATCTGCTCTTGCCAAGAACTACCCAGGGAAAAAGGTTTCCAGTACTAACAACACTCCAATTCCAAGGTTGACATCAAACCCATCAAGAGTTGATCGCTTAATTGTGGATCAGCTACGTGAACAAGCCAGAGTGAGTTGACTAGTAATACATAATTTTATGCCATTTAGATTACTTATATACTTGTCATAAGTGGAagcagagccggctttaggaagtgcagggcccgattcgaacagttttgacggggccccggcagggatgactgagggaaaaaaaaaaaaaaaaacgtaaaaaaacatgtggggcttgtactcaccgggcggcactcgtagtcttcggcagtttgtccttcactcgctcccgGTCTTTGGTGGCaccgaaggacctgctgccgaagggctgccgaagacccagagcgagtgaaggacctgccgctgaagtgccgccgaagacccagagcgctgccgggtgagtaaaaattaaaaaggagcctctagccagggaagggattctcggccacccCTGTGGCCCTGACcggtggccctgccactgggcgcggggcccgattcgggggaattggtggaattggcctaaagccggccctgagtggaagTCCTCATGAAACATGTATTCTTTACAATTAAGTAAAGTTAGAAAGGATATCTTGAAATGAACTCAAACTACAGAACTCATAAACATATAAACTTAAGAAGCGGCAACACTGCTGTTCTCCTGTCCCTTTGAATTATTACTGTAGAATGGTTCCCACCGTCCCTAGCAACTGATTTTATTTACCCTTTGTGTGAAGGTGTTCTCCCCCAGTTCCTTAACATAAATGTGAGGAAGGTAGGCTTAATTTATGTTCTAGTTTTTGACTCTCCCATCGCCCGCCTACCACTGTAAGTTCTGTCACCTATATGAATACCTTTCATAATTTTAGGTCTCTTTAGATTAATCATTACAAAAAAGCCCAAATCCTTTAATATCTAGCATAACTTAGATTCTTCAGGTTTGGTATCATTGTCTTGTACTACATCCTTTCCCAAAGACGGCCAGTGTAGCACACAGCATTCCAATTTAAGTCTGAATCCTACTGGAATGGTATCACCCTTTTTTCATACTTTATTCTGCTAATGAAACTTAGTACTGTGTTTACTATTTTTACTTCTGTTGTGTAATGGGATTATTAGAAAATGTTAATGGACTAGATAACTGCCATAGCCAAATgttctccttttctttatttCAAGAAGTAAAACTGATTTTGAAGTATgctatcaccattttacagtTTCATACCCCAGAGTTGTTTAGAATAGTACAACTCAATTCACTTGACATAACACTGTAGTTTCCAGTGGGGTGGAACATGATGCATCTATTTATAGACAGATTTACAGGCCAACTGCCCAACAATTTGGGATATGAAGGGAATTAAATAGAGGAGAAGTATAGGTGGACCGCATGTAAATGCCTAGCTTGGGACTTTGCTAGGACACCAGGATCAATAAGTAGAAGTCAGCCATCCTACAGTCTGGTTGGGTTGCTCATGTTTCGTTTAGCAGGTTCACTTCTTGTTTTGAACTGCAGAAAGTCATTAGAAAATAAGCTC includes:
- the MEIOC gene encoding meiosis-specific coiled-coil domain-containing protein MEIOC isoform X3 codes for the protein MEPKVAFRGTNRCWSSAETSGRLTDVFSSVIMTGSSSFYDCYKLQNEDNIDLNQTYSSSLSTSSEYSTSVDSSLLYAPWSTYGDDIKQSAVSQISVKNRIQTERNDYGSETDLYGLVSNILEEQDKSQPYFAEGTCSSNLKSVWPVNTTRFADHHDLLSESKRPVVAAVSQQVFYTGESISAAEKPCLHSGNLASQQKIDELYHGFTSMDLEEQWLYPSRNDHASCYNMQTNENAKTPPLQSYSYIKNSFIPQTGFSEVIKESGADTYSYGRDKVCAKGPEVQLHQKRAEMFLPQLNRYSENADYCRYPEYSHPSKAKHNKSTNFSVQDSKTLTNGIPEAPAVDTDTYTKLFQVKPAIQKKIEDTIPDQQNFTFSKTTGLLSEKQFGNEPSFTTDFGLKSEYGLKSHAACPGSSDFANATEKQLFSKSDSQNSEYFKSLTLLSNSATTSAGTSVRPTWMNIQTKNNTSVLYQNPSTLMKLSNHLSATPKGSNNSNDFSQLSSSNLTLNGNLFQKFCQENPSAFSSFDFSYNTAERIQPANRMERLTKTGEESLFESVTDKKIKQSNGFCENYSAQQYGITENLNKHNFQAKPQSGHYDPEEGQKHLDGLPQNTYQDLLESHGHFNSHRQGSGDSNIVNSRVNRTQASCFSNNYMMGDLRRNHNFQQLGSNGFPLRSTHPFGHSVVPPMDSYDLFSYDDLSNLYPYFNEMMYGDGSFSGFVPTFGFQRPIKTRSGPASELHIRLEECYEQWRALEKERKKTESALAKNYPGKKVSSTNNTPIPRLTSNPSRVDRLIVDQLREQARMFLPSLWQLKR
- the MEIOC gene encoding meiosis-specific coiled-coil domain-containing protein MEIOC isoform X2; its protein translation is MEPKVAFRGTNRCWSSAETSGRLTDVFSSVIMTGSSSFYDCYKLQNEDNIDLNQTYSSSLSTSSEYSTSVDSSLLYAPWSTYGDDIKQSAVSQISVKNRIQTERNDYGSETDLYGLVSNILEEQDKSQPYFAEGTCSSNLKSVWPVNTTRFADHHDLLSESKRPVVAAVSQQVFYTGESISAAEKPCLHSGNLASQQKIDELYHGFTSMDLEEQWLYPSRNDHASCYNMQTNENAKTPPLQSYSYIKNSFIPQTGFSEVIKESGADTYSYGRDKVCAKGPEVQLHQKRAEMFLPQLNRYSENADYCRYPEYSHPSKAKHNKSTNFSVQDSKTLTNGIPEAPAVDTDTYTKLFQVKPAIQKKIEDTIPDQQNFTFSKTTGLLSEKQFGNEPSFTTDFGLKSEYGLKSHAACPGSSDFANATEKQLFSKSDSQNSEYFKSLTLLSNSATTSAGTSVRPTWMNIQTKNNTSVLYQNPSTLMKLSNHLSATPKGSNNSNDFSQLSSSNLTLNGNLFQKFCQENPSAFSSFDFSYNTAERIQPANRMERLTKTGEESLFESVTDKKIKQSNGFCENYSAQQYGITENLNKHNFQAKPQSGHYDPEEGQKHLDGLPQNTYQDLLESHGHFNSHRQGSGDSNIVNSRVNRTQASCFSNNYMMGDLRRNHNFQQLGSNGFPLRSTHPFGHSVVPPMDSYDLFSYDDLSNLYPYFNEMMYGDGSFSGFVPTFGFQRPIKTRSGPASELHIRLEECYEQWRALEKERKKVVTLLGKMERLRSSPLHANISTALDKHLEVIHIVQSRRKDEIINASNRQRQGAPRCQDDRDVFALALAIKEMSVATRKARTTLWCALQMTLPKTTTIAGQVDVEKAFQEMVQSEDKACENMNSSNLLNQRGETNKQTLMKC